TAAAATGGAATAAATTCCCATTGTAATAACATCTAACAATACAAAATTGGATGTTTTTACATTAATTTCATTTTTTAATTCAAAAATACTATTCATCAAAATTTTTTACTACTAACATACAATAACTAGAAATCATTATTACTCTTTTAAAGCTTCAAATAATTACTTTCTTTTTAAATCAATATCTACAACTGAATGCATACTTTTTATACTCAGAGTATGAATATTGTAACTAGGAGCATTAATAATCATTGTATCACCAGGCATAAAATATCCAACAAGACGATAATGTCCAAAGCCATCTGTTGTAGCCATATTCTTATTAACAGTTACTACAGCAGAAGAAATGGGTTCACCAGAATCTTTATCTCGTACAGTTCCTTCTGTTACTGAGACAACTCGAATACAGGTATTTAGCAAAAAAACACTAACTAAAAATAGTAGCTTAAAGAAACTTTTTTTCATAGAAAACATCTCCAACTCAATTAAAATCGACAAAATTGTGCAAAAAAAAAAAACGATTTGGCAATACAAAATCATTTTTTTCTATTCATTTTTTCACTATTACTGTTTACAGTACTAAATTTGTAAATTTTATAACTATAATTCCACTGATTTTTTCACACAAAAAACACAATTTTCACTCTTATTTAAAGCACCACTCTATTTATTTTCAGTTTTCTTCACACACAAAAAAACCGTAACTATCTCTAGTTACGGCTCTTCCTTAATAAAACCCTGATGGTGTCCTACTCTCACATAGGGAAACCCTACACTACCATCGGCGTTACAACTTTTCACTTCTGAGTTCGGTATGGAGTCAGGTGGTTCCGTTGCACTATAGCCATCAGGAAAATCTCTCGATATCTATATCTAATCTTTTCTTTATTCTTTAATCAAAAACAAGCTTCTAACTTCTACTTTCTCTATCTCTTCGTCTTTCCAAAAACACTTGAGCGTTGTATGGTTAAGTCTCTCGGGCAATTAGTACAGGTTAGCTCAACGTCTCACAACGCTTACACACCCTGCCTATCTACGTCTTAGTCTCAAACAACCCTTACAACTTCTAAAGTTGGGAGAACTCATCTCTTGGCTAGTTTCGTGCTTAGATGCTTTCAGCGCTTATCTATTCCACATGTAGCTACCCAGCAATGCCTCTGGCGAGACAACTGGAACACCAGTGATGTGTCCACTCCGGTCCTCTCGTACTAGGAGCAGCTCCAATCAATTCTCCAACGCCCACGGCAGATAGGGACCGAACTGTCTCACGACGTTCTAAACCCAGCTCGCGTACCACTTTAAATGGCGAACAGCCATACCCTTGGGACCTACTTCAGCCCCAGGATGTGATGAGCCGACATCGAGGTGCCAAAC
This DNA window, taken from Pasteurella skyensis, encodes the following:
- a CDS encoding carboxypeptidase regulatory-like domain-containing protein, which translates into the protein MKKSFFKLLFLVSVFLLNTCIRVVSVTEGTVRDKDSGEPISSAVVTVNKNMATTDGFGHYRLVGYFMPGDTMIINAPSYNIHTLSIKSMHSVVDIDLKRK